A stretch of Etheostoma cragini isolate CJK2018 unplaced genomic scaffold, CSU_Ecrag_1.0 ScbMSFa_1989, whole genome shotgun sequence DNA encodes these proteins:
- the LOC117940228 gene encoding C2 calcium-dependent domain-containing protein 4A-like has protein sequence MSALKPGSCLRTLVLTPQKIPRFIIPSRSPRFASPRPRSPDRTRLLSDPEEDAGPARSPPAAGPAPLGVLLRQPRSRTPREAAAADTDLSTRAAMSLPHVDKVTAPYGFGAVLAASPCTRRRESLFHRSTPGGAGDLQDRPPAPATPRNMCTPPAPPGRSRVGLRPVRAFGLQVMRELKRPAAALKALSPAHRGAPPL, from the exons atgtCCGCCCTGAAACCCGGCTCATGTCTGCGCACTCTGGTTCTGACCCCTCAGAAGATCCCGCGCTTCATCATCCCGTCGCGCAGTCCGCGGTTCGCGTCCCCGCGGCCCCGCTCCCCAGACCGGACCCGGCTGCTGTCGGACCCCGAGGAGGACGCCGGGCCGGCGAGGAGCCCCCCGGCCGCAGGGCCGGCGCCTCTGGGCGTCCTGCTCCGCCAGCCGCGGTCCCGGACCCCCCGGGAGGCAGCAGCCGCGGACACGGACCTGTCCACACGCGCCGCCATGTCGCTGCCGCACGTGGATAAGGTGACCGCGCCCTACGGCTTCGGGGCCGTGCTGGCCGCGAGCCCGTGCACGCGGCGGCGGGAGTCCCTTTTCCACCGGAGCACCCCGGGGGGGGCCGGAGACTTGCAGGACCGCCCCCCCGCACCGGCCACGCCCCGG aaCATGTGCACCCCCCCTGCCCCCCCGGGCCGGTCCCGGGTCGGTCTGCGTCCCGTCAGAGCCTTCGGTCTGCAGGTGATGAGGGAGCTGAAGAGACCGGCGGCTGCTCTGAAGGCGCTGAGCCCCGCCCATCGGGGGGCACCTCCCTTATGA